In Aegilops tauschii subsp. strangulata cultivar AL8/78 chromosome 3, Aet v6.0, whole genome shotgun sequence, one genomic interval encodes:
- the LOC109774380 gene encoding uncharacterized protein gives MECNKDEALRAKQIAERKFESKDLQGAKKFALKAKSLFPDLEGIMQLIITFDVYLTSELKVAGENDYYSILSVDTSADDETVKKQYRKLALLLHPDKNKSVGAEGAFQLVKEAWTVLSDKTKRLLYDQKRKVVVLQQKTAQSNRTSATQGATNGFESFAAKSPAFKPRANKPKTGSTTSAARQRPPPPPQRPPPHHQAPAPAPPPAMKDTFWTSCNKCKMNFEYLRVYINHTLLCPSCRDPFLAKEVPVPPTEDVHAGRGSNITGAPQDASTRRNFQWGPFSRAAGAASATASSSAAAQAANVVHQTYEKVKREREEAQAVARREEAFQRKHNPLKRQADVSMNHGMGDTAFGKKMRTDAGVGSSIPSGPWAQFARMPVGTIPFSTNSAFEFQIVNGVPTWKPRPVTRLSVTKIFSKSDLKRILVDKVKSDLKEKLSEIRSRSIQVTVDGPASKKYVEVSKATVDSTAKKDVCVDPEENGSANSNGSDDSTAAGNEDEDPMSYTVPDPDFHDFDKDRTEECFQSDQIWASYDDDDGMPRFYTFIQKVISLNPFKVKISYLESKTNSEFGPLSWVSSGFAKTCGDFRIAKHEICDVVNMFSHQIKWEKGPRGMVNVYPREGDIWALYRNWSPEWDGDTPDNVLHVYDLVEVLDDYDEDHGISVIPLVKVTGFRTVFQRHQNRNVIKRIPKEEMFRFSHQVPFYRLSGEEAPNVPKDSYEVDPAAIPKELLQGITETAEEAEGTSKSS, from the coding sequence ATGGAGTGCAACAAGGATGAGGCCCTTAGGGCGAAGCAAATTGCAGAGAGGAAGTTTGAATCCAAGGACCTGCAGGGTGccaagaaattcgcactcaaggCCAAGTCTCTCTTTCCGGATCTTGAGGGCATTATGCAGCTGATCATCACCTTTGATGTTTACCTTACCTCAGAACTGAAGGTTGCTGGTGAGAATGACTATTACTCTATCCTCTCTGTCGACACGTCAGCAGATGATGAAACAGTGAAGAAGCAGTACAGGAAGTTGGCACTTCTACTCCATCCTGACAAGAACAAATCAGTGGGCGCTGAGGGTGCTTTCCAGTTGGTTAAAGAGGCATGGACTGTGTTATCTGATAAAACCAAGAGACTGTTGTATGATCAAAAAAGGAAAGTAGTTGTACTACAACAGAAGACAGCCCAATCAAATAGGACAAGTGCAACTCAAGGTGCAACCAATGGCTTCGAGAGTTTCGCAGCCAAATCACCTGCTTTCAAGCCAAGAGCAAACAAGCCAAAGACAGGGTCAACAACATCTGCAGCGCGCCAGcgcccacccccacccccacagCGCCCGCCTCCTCATCATCaggctcctgctcctgctccaCCTCCAGCAATGAAGGACACATTTTGGACCTCATGCAACAAATGCAAGATGAATTTTGAATATCTCAGAGTGTATATAAATCATACTCTTCTCTGCCCTAGCTGCCGCGACCCATTCCTTGCAAAAGAGGTACCGGTGCCACCAACTGAGGATGTTCATGCAGGAAGGGGCTCAAACATCACTGGTGCACCTCAAGATGCAAGCACTAGGAGAAATTTTCAGTGGGGTCCATTCTCAAGGGCAGCTGGTGCAGCCAGTGCTACTGCATCATCATCTGCTGCTGCTCAAGCTGCTAATGTGGTTCATCAGACATATGAGAAAGttaagagagagagggaggaggcACAAGCAGTAGCAAGAAGGGAAGAAGCTTTTCAGAGGAAGCACAATCCTCTAAAAAGGCAAGCAGATGTGTCAATGAACCATGGAATGGGCGATACTGCATTTGGAAAGAAGATGAGAACTGATGCTGGAGTTGGTTCATCCATTCCCTCAGGTCCATGGGCCCAATTTGCTAGAATGCCAGTTGGAACTATACCATTTTCAACCAACAGTGCCTTTGAGTTTCAGATTGTTAATGGTGTGCCCACTTGGAAGCCCAGGCCTGTTACTCGGCTCAGCGTAACTAAGATTTTCTCTAAGTCAGATCTTAAGAGAATTTTGGTTGACAAGGTGAAGAGCGATTTGAAGGAGAAGCTAAGTGAGATACGAAGTAGGTCAATCCAAGTTACTGTTGATGGTCCAGCGAGCAAGAAATATGTTGAGGTTAGCAAAGCAACAGTTGATTCTACTGCAAAGAAAGATGTTTGTGTGGATCCAGAGGAGAATGGTTCTGCTAATAGCAATGGTTCTGATGATAGCACAGCTGCTGGAAATGAAGATGAGGACCCTATGTCTTATACTGTTCCTGATCCTGATTTCCATGATTTTGATAAGGATCGTACCGAGGAATGTTTTCAGAGTGATCAAATTTGGGCTTCATACGACGATGATGATGGCATGCCTCGTTTCTACACATTTATTCAGAAAGTTATCTCCTTGAACCCGTTTAAGGTCAAAATAAGTTACCTCGAGTCGAAGACGAATAGTGAATTTGGACCATTGAGTTGGGTTTCTTCTGGCTTTGCAAAGACGTGTGGTGATTTCAGGATTGCCAAACATGAAATCTGTGATGTGGTCAACATGTTCTCTCACCAGATTAAATGGGAGAAAGGCCCACGTGGGATGGTCAACGTTTACCCACGGGAAGGCGATATCTGGGCTTTGTACCGAAACTGGTCCCCTGAATGGGATGGAGATACTCCAGATAATGTGCTGCATGTCTATGATCTGGTTGAGGTACTGGATGATTATGACGAAGATCATGGAATCTCTGTAATTCCCTTGGTTAAGGTCACTGGATTTCGGACAGTTTTTCAGCGTCACCAGAACCGGAACGTCATCAAGAGGATTCCGAAAGAGGAGATGTTTCGGTTTTCACATCAGGTCCCCTTCTATAGGTTGTCTGGGGAAGAAGCTCCAAACGTCCCCAAAGATAGCTATGAGGTAGACCCAGCTGCAATTCCGAAGGAACTTCTTCAGGGGATCACAGAAACAGCGGAGGAGGCAGAAGGAACTTCTAAATCCAGTTGA